The Candidatus Margulisiibacteriota bacterium genome has a window encoding:
- the purF gene encoding amidophosphoribosyltransferase, whose protein sequence is MCGVLGIISRQCEASKLAYFGLYALQHRGQESAGIAAFDDKGAVHYHKGMGLVPQVFTENIIQSLPGRQAVGHVRYSTTGASQIKNAQPIVVPLPGGETALLAHNGNLVNTAELRAELESGGAELQMSSDSEIIGCLLAKNYKGDAAAALAAIAPKLQGAFSLVVLTKDQLVGMRDPYGIRPLCFGALANDGGYVLASESCALDITGAALVREVRKGEIVVLTASVASSIVYAGAQPSAACVFEYIYFARPDSCIAGRNVYKAREKFGELLFREHPVEADVVIPVPDSGVPAAVGFAKASGIPYEEGLIKNRYVGRTFINPSQSMRELGVRLKLNPLPEVLAGRRVVLLDDSIVRGTTSAKLVKLLRDNGAREVHFRVSAPPSISPCYYGIDTPLKSELIAANYSVPEICRKLGADTLGYLSLAAMREAIGLKDFGFCQGCFDGVYKAGVPQGEELGLAYKDC, encoded by the coding sequence ATGTGCGGCGTGTTGGGCATTATTAGCAGGCAGTGTGAAGCCAGCAAGCTGGCCTATTTTGGCCTGTATGCTTTGCAGCATCGCGGTCAGGAGTCGGCCGGTATTGCCGCGTTTGACGACAAAGGCGCGGTGCATTATCACAAAGGCATGGGGCTGGTGCCGCAGGTTTTCACGGAAAATATTATTCAGAGCCTGCCGGGGCGGCAGGCGGTCGGGCATGTGCGTTATTCGACGACCGGCGCGTCACAGATCAAAAATGCCCAGCCGATCGTGGTGCCGCTGCCCGGCGGTGAAACAGCTCTGCTGGCGCACAACGGCAATTTAGTCAACACGGCGGAATTGCGCGCTGAGCTGGAGAGCGGCGGCGCTGAGCTGCAAATGTCTTCTGACTCGGAGATTATCGGCTGCCTGCTGGCCAAAAATTACAAAGGTGACGCCGCCGCCGCTTTGGCCGCGATCGCCCCCAAACTCCAGGGCGCGTTCTCGCTGGTGGTGTTGACTAAAGATCAGCTTGTCGGCATGCGTGATCCTTACGGCATTCGTCCTTTGTGTTTTGGCGCGCTGGCCAATGACGGCGGTTATGTGCTGGCTTCGGAATCCTGCGCGCTGGATATTACCGGCGCGGCGCTCGTGCGCGAAGTCCGCAAGGGCGAGATCGTTGTGCTGACCGCCAGCGTGGCGTCTTCTATTGTATATGCCGGCGCGCAGCCTTCGGCTGCGTGTGTTTTTGAATATATTTATTTTGCCCGTCCGGATTCTTGCATCGCGGGGCGCAATGTTTACAAGGCGCGCGAAAAATTCGGCGAACTGCTTTTCCGGGAACATCCTGTCGAGGCTGATGTGGTGATACCGGTGCCGGACTCCGGCGTGCCAGCGGCGGTCGGTTTTGCCAAAGCGTCGGGCATTCCTTATGAAGAGGGTTTGATCAAAAACCGTTATGTCGGGCGCACATTTATAAATCCCTCGCAGAGTATGCGTGAGCTGGGTGTGCGACTCAAGCTCAATCCTCTGCCGGAAGTGCTGGCCGGGCGGCGGGTGGTTTTGCTGGACGATTCGATCGTGCGCGGCACGACTTCGGCCAAGCTGGTCAAGCTCCTGCGTGACAACGGCGCGCGGGAAGTACATTTCCGTGTTTCCGCGCCGCCCAGCATCAGTCCGTGTTATTACGGTATCGACACGCCGCTCAAATCTGAGCTTATCGCCGCCAATTATTCCGTGCCGGAGATCTGCCGCAAACTTGGCGCGGACACGCTCGGTTATTTATCGCTCGCGGCTATGCGTGAGGCGATCGGCCTTAAAGATTTTGGTTTTTGTCAGGGCTGTTTTGATGGCGTGTACAAAGCTGGCGTACCGCAGGGCGAGGAACTGGGGCTGGCCTATAAGGACTGTTGA
- the purL gene encoding phosphoribosylformylglycinamidine synthase subunit PurL yields MDFNFNRTIADTKAFSKKVIREHGLTDEEYGRIKKILGRHPSIAELGMYSVLWSEHCSYKHSKPLLKLFPTTGKYVLQGPGENAGIVDIGGGLALSFKIESHNHPSAVEPYQGAATGVGGIIRDVFTMGARPIASLNSLRFGSIGPDHPRMNYLFNGVVGGIAGYGNCIGVPTVGGEIYFSDSYGTNILVNAMCVGVVQSGDEPVAELYGPIVRGKAAGLGNKVLYVGADTGRDGIHGATFASVEISKATEEKRSSVQVGDPFKEKVLLEACLELIKTGVVVGMQDMGAAGLTSSTSEMAGRSNSGIDLYLDKVPQREKNMTPYEMLLSESQERMVVIVEKGREQIAYDIFSRWGLHAVEIGEIVEGDKLRCIFQNEIVAEAPARSLADDAPVYECAEAEPYYLKEVQEVKIETLPDLPGDQAAETLLALLAEPNIASKRCVYEQYDHMVQTNTVVAPGAADAAVLRLKGSDKKIALTTDCNARYAYLDPYTGGAAAVAEAARNLACVGARPLGATDCLNFANPEKPENFWSMRRVCQGIADACRAFDTPIISGNVSMYNESSLGPIYPTPVIGLAGVIAPDTPRVTMRLQNTGDLIFQIGQTRNAIGGTEYLKLRHDMEAGLPPRVDLRQEKQLQEFLIDGIEQGVLNSAHDLSEGGLLVALAEMSSVSGRGAEIQLLSGKLRLDALLFAETQARAVVAITPDKLADFQKLAAKHGVLARSIGKVRAENFSVAVDGEKLFDLPVAKMADKYYNAIPKLLSGK; encoded by the coding sequence AAAAATCCTTGGCCGCCACCCGTCTATCGCCGAACTGGGCATGTACTCGGTGCTGTGGTCTGAACACTGCAGTTATAAACATTCCAAGCCGCTGCTTAAATTATTTCCGACGACTGGCAAATATGTGCTACAAGGGCCGGGCGAGAACGCCGGTATCGTGGACATCGGCGGCGGGCTGGCTTTGAGTTTTAAGATCGAGTCGCACAATCATCCCTCGGCGGTTGAGCCGTATCAGGGCGCGGCGACCGGCGTGGGCGGCATTATCCGCGATGTGTTTACGATGGGCGCGCGGCCGATCGCCTCGCTCAATTCTCTGCGTTTCGGCAGTATCGGGCCGGATCATCCCCGCATGAATTATCTTTTCAACGGCGTGGTGGGCGGCATCGCCGGCTACGGCAACTGTATCGGCGTGCCGACTGTCGGCGGCGAGATTTATTTTTCGGATTCTTACGGCACAAATATTCTGGTCAACGCGATGTGCGTTGGCGTGGTGCAGTCCGGCGACGAGCCTGTCGCTGAATTGTACGGGCCGATCGTGCGCGGCAAAGCGGCGGGTCTGGGCAACAAAGTGCTGTATGTCGGCGCGGACACGGGGCGTGACGGCATTCACGGCGCGACGTTTGCTTCGGTCGAGATTTCCAAAGCGACCGAGGAAAAGCGTTCCTCTGTGCAGGTCGGCGATCCTTTCAAAGAAAAAGTTTTGCTGGAGGCTTGTCTGGAATTGATAAAAACTGGCGTCGTGGTTGGCATGCAGGACATGGGCGCGGCGGGGCTGACTTCTTCCACCAGCGAAATGGCCGGCCGCTCTAATTCTGGCATTGATCTCTACCTCGACAAGGTGCCGCAGCGCGAAAAAAATATGACACCATACGAAATGCTGCTGTCCGAGTCGCAAGAACGCATGGTCGTGATCGTCGAAAAAGGCCGGGAGCAAATTGCTTATGACATTTTCAGCCGCTGGGGACTGCACGCGGTGGAGATCGGTGAAATTGTAGAGGGCGATAAACTGCGCTGTATTTTTCAGAATGAAATAGTGGCTGAAGCGCCGGCGCGTTCGCTGGCCGATGACGCTCCGGTGTACGAGTGCGCGGAGGCCGAGCCGTACTATTTAAAAGAAGTGCAGGAAGTCAAGATCGAAACTTTACCGGATCTGCCCGGAGACCAGGCGGCGGAAACACTGCTGGCTTTACTGGCCGAGCCGAATATTGCCAGCAAACGCTGCGTTTACGAGCAGTACGATCACATGGTGCAGACCAATACGGTCGTGGCGCCGGGGGCGGCGGACGCCGCCGTGCTCCGCCTAAAAGGTTCGGACAAAAAGATCGCCCTGACCACGGACTGTAACGCGCGTTACGCTTATCTTGACCCTTACACCGGCGGAGCCGCGGCCGTGGCTGAAGCCGCGCGCAATCTGGCCTGCGTGGGCGCGCGGCCGCTCGGCGCCACTGATTGTTTAAATTTCGCCAATCCCGAAAAGCCGGAAAATTTTTGGAGCATGCGCCGCGTTTGTCAGGGTATTGCCGATGCCTGCCGCGCTTTTGACACGCCGATCATTTCTGGCAATGTCAGCATGTACAACGAATCCTCGCTGGGTCCGATTTACCCGACGCCAGTGATCGGTCTGGCGGGTGTTATCGCGCCGGATACGCCGCGGGTTACCATGCGGCTGCAAAATACCGGCGATCTGATCTTTCAGATCGGCCAGACGCGCAACGCCATCGGCGGCACGGAATATCTGAAACTGCGGCACGATATGGAAGCCGGACTGCCGCCGCGTGTTGATCTGCGCCAGGAAAAACAACTACAGGAATTTTTGATCGACGGCATTGAGCAGGGCGTGCTAAATAGCGCGCATGATCTGTCAGAGGGCGGCTTGCTGGTCGCGCTGGCGGAAATGTCCAGTGTTTCCGGCCGGGGCGCGGAAATACAGCTCCTGTCCGGCAAACTGCGGCTGGACGCTTTGCTTTTTGCGGAGACGCAGGCGCGGGCTGTTGTTGCTATTACTCCGGACAAACTGGCTGATTTTCAAAAATTGGCGGCCAAACACGGCGTGCTGGCGCGGTCGATCGGTAAAGTGCGGGCTGAAAATTTTAGCGTGGCCGTGGACGGCGAAAAGCTGTTCGATCTGCCCGTGGCTAAAATGGCGGATAAATATTACAACGCGATACCAAAACTTTTGAGCGGGAAATAA
- a CDS encoding nucleotidyltransferase domain-containing protein — protein sequence MTGRHKEETKDIAINDEILAVKDSILKSVSAERIYLFGSYAYGVPHADSDYDFYVVLPDDSKLKPLEAMQKIERDFSGEIRKPVDFLANYKTRFKERSVFPTLERKIVREGILLYGPN from the coding sequence ATGACAGGCCGGCATAAAGAAGAAACAAAAGATATAGCGATAAATGACGAGATACTCGCTGTCAAAGACTCGATACTGAAAAGTGTATCCGCCGAGAGAATTTATTTGTTTGGCTCGTATGCGTATGGTGTTCCCCATGCCGATAGCGATTACGATTTTTATGTGGTGCTGCCCGATGACTCCAAACTTAAGCCGCTGGAAGCAATGCAGAAAATAGAGCGTGATTTTAGCGGTGAAATCAGGAAGCCAGTAGATTTTTTGGCCAATTATAAAACCCGTTTCAAAGAAAGAAGTGTTTTCCCGACGCTGGAACGGAAAATTGTACGCGAAGGGATCCTCCTGTATGGGCCTAATTGA